A region from the Campylobacter blaseri genome encodes:
- a CDS encoding ABC transporter ATP-binding protein: MISIEFKNVYKKFPGNDKFSVDGVSTKIEDGEFITILGSSGSGKTSLLKMINRLHDPDSGQILLFGEDISEKNAVELRRSIGYVIQQVGLFPHMTIEKNVSTLPDILKWPKDKTQARVDELLTMVGLDPKSYKSRYPAQLSGGEKQRVGLARALAVRPKIMLLDEPFGAIDAITRLNLQNEILNIHKGVKKTFLFVTHDINEAFKLGDRVMVMNQGKLLQFDTPENIVKNPENEFVKSLIYSARAQEKFWKNL, translated from the coding sequence TTGATTTCGATTGAATTTAAAAATGTGTATAAAAAATTTCCAGGAAATGATAAATTTAGTGTTGATGGAGTTAGCACTAAGATAGAAGATGGCGAATTTATCACTATATTAGGCTCTTCTGGTTCTGGAAAAACATCTTTATTAAAGATGATAAATAGATTGCATGACCCCGATAGTGGACAAATACTTCTATTTGGCGAGGACATTTCAGAAAAAAATGCAGTTGAACTTAGAAGAAGCATAGGCTATGTAATCCAGCAAGTAGGGCTTTTCCCTCATATGACAATAGAAAAAAATGTATCAACACTTCCAGACATTTTAAAATGGCCAAAAGATAAAACACAAGCAAGAGTCGATGAACTTCTAACCATGGTAGGCTTAGATCCTAAAAGTTATAAAAGCAGATATCCTGCACAACTATCAGGCGGTGAAAAACAAAGGGTAGGGCTTGCACGAGCATTAGCAGTAAGACCAAAAATTATGTTATTAGATGAGCCTTTTGGGGCTATTGATGCGATTACAAGATTAAATTTGCAAAATGAGATTTTGAACATACATAAAGGGGTTAAAAAGACTTTTTTGTTTGTAACACACGATATCAACGAAGCCTTTAAACTAGGAGACCGAGTTATGGTTATGAATCAAGGAAAATTATTACAATTTGATACACCAGAAAACATTGTTAAAAATCCAGAAAACGAATTTGTTAAGTCTTTGATTTATTCTGCTAGAGCTCAAGAGAAATTTTGGAAAAATTTATAA
- a CDS encoding ABC transporter permease: MDHITISLISVLTAIVIGFGFGIIVYKMKKARVFIEQFFGILRIIPSLAVLFILIPIIGTGVVPSVIALILLAIPPILINTVQGFISIPKATIEAATGMGMNKMEVFYKIKLPLAFPLFFAGIRTATIEVISSATLASYIGAGGLGDIIFTGLSLLRYDLLLIGGFSVAFLSLFIGFMLDLVYKKFTKYQMV; this comes from the coding sequence ATGGACCATATAACAATTAGCTTGATATCGGTTTTAACAGCCATTGTCATAGGTTTTGGTTTTGGGATAATTGTTTATAAAATGAAAAAGGCAAGAGTATTTATAGAGCAGTTTTTTGGAATTTTAAGAATCATTCCATCTCTTGCAGTGCTATTTATCTTGATACCTATCATCGGCACAGGAGTAGTTCCGTCAGTTATAGCATTAATTTTGCTAGCTATACCTCCAATTTTAATAAACACAGTTCAAGGATTCATTTCGATACCAAAAGCTACAATTGAAGCGGCAACCGGTATGGGCATGAACAAAATGGAAGTTTTTTACAAGATAAAATTGCCTTTAGCATTTCCGCTATTTTTTGCTGGTATAAGAACAGCAACTATAGAGGTGATATCAAGTGCTACTTTAGCCTCTTATATAGGTGCTGGCGGACTTGGAGATATAATATTTACAGGACTTTCACTTTTAAGATATGATTTATTGTTAATAGGTGGATTTTCTGTGGCATTTTTATCTTTGTTTATTGGTTTTATGCTAGATTTAGTATATAAAAAATTTACAAAATACCAAATGGTATAA
- a CDS encoding glycine betaine ABC transporter substrate-binding protein, protein MKRKTFLITGLLLALSLLFTGCNGEKDNQVKIKVGSKDFTENQIVAELYSLALEDEGFNVERVFDVSSAVIHNSIYNNDIDVYPEYTGTGLLAVLKMSPIADPDKVYQIVKKEYKDKFNIEWLDYSKANDGQGLVIATKVAQKYGIKTISDLQKNADKIRFASQGEFNEREDALPALEAVYGHFNWKSSKVYDNSLKYQVLKNDEADVAPAYTTEGRLTESEFMLLEDDKKVWPPYNLAPVVRAEVLTKNPKIKQILNKISAALNTENLTKLNAEVDIEGKEYKDVAKSFYQTLK, encoded by the coding sequence ATGAAAAGAAAAACATTTTTAATAACAGGATTATTATTAGCACTTAGTTTGCTATTTACAGGTTGTAATGGTGAAAAAGATAATCAAGTTAAGATAAAAGTTGGCTCTAAAGATTTTACAGAAAATCAAATAGTAGCAGAGCTATATTCACTAGCTTTAGAAGATGAAGGGTTTAATGTTGAAAGAGTTTTTGATGTTTCATCAGCAGTTATTCACAACTCTATATATAATAACGACATTGATGTATATCCAGAATACACAGGAACAGGACTTTTAGCAGTTTTAAAAATGAGTCCTATAGCAGACCCAGATAAAGTTTATCAAATTGTTAAAAAAGAGTATAAAGATAAATTTAACATTGAATGGCTAGATTACTCTAAGGCAAACGATGGACAAGGTTTAGTTATCGCAACAAAAGTAGCACAAAAATATGGTATTAAAACAATTTCGGATTTACAAAAAAATGCGGACAAAATTAGATTTGCTTCACAAGGAGAATTTAACGAAAGAGAAGATGCATTACCAGCTTTAGAGGCAGTTTATGGGCATTTTAATTGGAAATCTAGCAAAGTGTATGACAACTCTTTAAAATACCAAGTATTAAAAAATGATGAGGCGGATGTGGCACCAGCTTATACAACCGAAGGAAGACTAACCGAAAGTGAGTTTATGCTTCTTGAAGATGATAAAAAAGTTTGGCCGCCATACAACTTAGCACCAGTTGTTAGAGCAGAAGTGTTAACAAAAAATCCTAAAATAAAGCAAATTCTTAATAAAATAAGTGCTGCATTAAATACAGAAAATTTAACCAAACTAAATGCTGAGGTTGATATAGAAGGCAAGGAGTATAAAGATGTGGCTAAAAGTTTTTACCAAACTCTTAAATAG
- a CDS encoding ABC transporter permease: MIDYFIKNSDMFLNAFFEHLWIVFVTLVISVILAMVMTYVLLSFEKLGNLINHIFAVTYSVPSLALFAMLIPVLGLGKVTAIFVLIMYNQYILLRNFLTGMLNVDYGVLEAGRGMGMNKWQLVTKIQVPLALPSIIAGIRLAIISTTGIATIAATINAGGLGAVLFSGLKTFNMYKLLWGTILCVFIALVADIALKQIEKSISSKWR, from the coding sequence ATGATAGATTACTTTATAAAAAATTCTGATATGTTCTTAAATGCATTTTTTGAACATTTATGGATAGTGTTTGTTACTTTAGTCATATCTGTTATATTAGCCATGGTAATGACTTATGTTTTACTAAGTTTTGAAAAGCTTGGAAATTTGATAAATCATATATTTGCGGTGACTTACTCAGTTCCATCTCTTGCACTATTTGCTATGTTAATACCAGTTTTAGGGTTAGGCAAGGTAACGGCTATATTTGTTTTGATAATGTATAACCAATATATATTGCTTAGAAATTTTCTTACAGGTATGTTAAATGTTGATTATGGTGTTTTAGAAGCTGGGCGTGGAATGGGTATGAACAAGTGGCAACTAGTTACTAAAATACAAGTTCCCTTAGCCTTACCTTCTATCATCGCAGGCATTAGACTAGCTATAATATCCACCACAGGAATTGCTACAATAGCAGCTACCATTAATGCTGGTGGGCTAGGGGCTGTTTTGTTTTCAGGGCTGAAAACATTTAATATGTATAAGCTACTTTGGGGAACTATTTTATGTGTATTTATAGCCCTTGTGGCAGATATTGCATTAAAGCAAATCGAAAAATCAATCTCTTCAAAATGGAGATAA
- a CDS encoding type I restriction-modification system subunit M codes for MQKDELHSKIWSIADDVRGAVDGWDFKQYVLGILFYRFISENITEYFNKTEHEAGDLEFHYAKITDKEANEDFKPNTVEDKGFFILPSQLFVNVVKNADSNENLNTDLANIFKSIEASAVGYDSEQDIKGLFDDIDTTSSRLGGSVSEKNLRLAKILKGINSIKFGNFADNDIDVFGDAYEYLIANYASNAGKSGGEFFTPQSVSKLLAKIVMQGKTKINKVYDPACGSGSLLLQMKKQFEEHIIEDGFFGQEINLTTFNLARMNMFLHNINYNNFSLKRGDTLLNPLHDNEKPFDAIVSNPPYSIKWVGDGDPTLINDERFAPASRLAPKNYADYAFIMHSLSYLSGIGRAAIVCFPGIFYRKGAEQTIRKYLVDNNFIDSIIALPENLFFGTSIATCILVMAKNKTDNKILFIDASKEFESKTNNNILSTKNIENIISYFKDRTDKEYICKLVEYENIQKNDYNLSPSSYVEKEDLREVIDIKVLNEELKQTVSKITKLRASIDKVILEIESE; via the coding sequence ATGCAAAAAGATGAGCTGCATAGCAAAATTTGGTCTATTGCCGATGATGTTAGAGGTGCAGTTGATGGCTGGGATTTTAAACAATATGTTTTAGGAATTCTTTTTTATAGGTTTATTTCAGAAAATATAACAGAGTATTTTAATAAAACTGAACACGAAGCTGGAGATTTAGAATTTCATTATGCTAAAATCACAGACAAAGAAGCTAATGAGGATTTTAAACCAAATACCGTAGAAGACAAAGGTTTTTTCATCTTACCTAGTCAGCTCTTTGTAAATGTGGTCAAAAATGCAGATAGTAACGAAAATTTAAATACAGATTTAGCCAATATATTTAAATCAATTGAAGCAAGTGCTGTGGGTTATGATTCTGAGCAAGATATAAAAGGCTTGTTTGATGATATTGATACAACAAGTAGCCGTTTAGGCGGTTCTGTGTCTGAGAAAAACTTAAGATTGGCCAAAATTTTAAAGGGCATAAATAGTATAAAATTTGGAAATTTTGCAGATAATGATATCGATGTTTTTGGTGATGCTTATGAATATTTGATTGCAAATTATGCAAGTAATGCAGGAAAATCAGGAGGTGAGTTTTTCACCCCTCAAAGTGTCTCAAAACTTCTAGCAAAAATTGTAATGCAAGGTAAAACGAAGATTAACAAAGTATATGATCCCGCATGTGGTTCAGGATCGCTTTTGCTTCAAATGAAAAAGCAATTTGAAGAACATATTATAGAAGATGGTTTTTTTGGTCAAGAGATAAATCTTACCACTTTTAATTTAGCTAGAATGAATATGTTTTTACATAATATTAATTATAATAACTTCTCATTAAAACGAGGTGATACTTTACTAAACCCACTTCATGATAATGAAAAACCATTTGATGCAATTGTTTCAAATCCTCCATATTCTATAAAATGGGTAGGCGATGGTGACCCAACTTTGATAAACGATGAGCGTTTTGCTCCAGCTTCTAGACTTGCACCAAAAAATTATGCTGATTATGCTTTTATAATGCACTCTTTAAGCTATCTTTCAGGTATAGGACGTGCGGCGATTGTCTGTTTTCCGGGAATTTTTTACAGAAAAGGAGCGGAGCAAACTATAAGAAAATATTTAGTTGACAACAACTTCATTGACTCTATTATAGCACTCCCTGAAAATTTATTTTTTGGTACATCCATTGCAACTTGTATACTTGTAATGGCAAAGAACAAAACTGATAATAAAATTTTATTTATAGATGCAAGTAAGGAATTTGAGTCAAAAACAAACAATAATATTTTATCAACTAAAAATATTGAAAATATAATATCTTATTTTAAAGACAGAACTGACAAAGAATACATTTGCAAGCTTGTAGAGTATGAAAATATACAAAAAAATGATTACAACCTTTCGCCTTCAAGTTATGTAGAAAAAGAGGACTTAAGAGAAGTTATAGATATAAAAGTTCTAAATGAAGAGTTAAAACAAACTGTAAGCAAGATAACAAAACTAAGAGCCTCCATAGATAAAGTAATATTGGAGATCGAAAGTGAGTAA
- a CDS encoding restriction endonuclease subunit S, with protein MSKILSLIKNDNVEWKKLGEVCDIIRGVRVTKKDLIVNGIYPVVSGGTGYMGFIDKYNREENTITIAQYGTAGYVNWQKNKFWANDVCFCVYPKNNINNRYLYYFLTNKQSYLYEISNKTAVPYSISKEKILSIKIPIPSLEVQSEIVRILDNFTELTAELTAELTAELTARKKQYEYYRNELLNFKNPSKFVKSLLGNGGGGVEYNQMGKICIINTGSKPNNIFINGKYKYINGGTRESGYLDEFNNDANAITTPSRGQGGIGFVGYQSEKFWLGALCYGIRAKNHKELSIKYLYFYLLTSNQIILLKQEGGTPAVNLTDLEKILIPIPPIDVQEKIVKILDKFDTLVNDISEGLPKEISLRTKQYEYYRDKLLNFSKT; from the coding sequence GTGAGTAAAATTTTATCATTAATAAAAAATGATAATGTTGAATGGAAAAAACTGGGCGAAGTTTGTGATATTATTAGAGGTGTAAGAGTTACAAAAAAAGATTTAATTGTAAATGGTATTTATCCAGTTGTATCTGGCGGAACTGGCTATATGGGATTTATTGATAAATATAATAGAGAAGAAAATACTATAACTATAGCACAATATGGAACTGCTGGATATGTAAATTGGCAAAAAAATAAATTTTGGGCGAACGATGTTTGTTTTTGTGTATATCCTAAAAATAATATTAATAATCGTTATTTATATTATTTTTTAACCAATAAACAAAGTTATCTTTATGAAATTTCAAATAAAACTGCTGTTCCATATAGTATTTCAAAAGAAAAAATTTTAAGTATTAAAATTCCAATTCCTTCTTTAGAGGTTCAGAGTGAAATTGTCCGAATTCTGGACAATTTCACAGAGCTTACAGCGGAGCTTACAGCGGAGCTTACAGCGGAGCTTACAGCACGCAAAAAACAGTATGAATATTATAGAAATGAACTTTTAAATTTTAAGAACCCTTCTAAATTTGTAAAAAGTCTATTAGGTAACGGGGGGGGGGGGGTAGAATATAATCAAATGGGGAAAATCTGTATAATCAACACAGGAAGTAAGCCTAATAATATTTTTATTAATGGAAAATATAAGTATATTAATGGAGGAACTAGAGAATCTGGTTATCTAGATGAATTTAATAATGATGCTAATGCAATTACAACACCTTCAAGAGGGCAAGGTGGAATAGGATTTGTTGGCTATCAATCAGAAAAATTTTGGCTTGGAGCATTATGTTACGGAATAAGAGCTAAAAATCATAAAGAATTAAGTATTAAATATTTATATTTTTATTTATTGACTTCAAATCAAATAATTTTATTAAAACAAGAAGGAGGAACACCTGCTGTAAATTTAACTGATTTAGAAAAAATTCTCATCCCAATCCCTCCAATTGATGTTCAAGAAAAAATAGTTAAAATTTTAGATAAATTTGATACTTTGGTAAATGATATAAGTGAAGGGTTGCCAAAAGAGATAAGTTTGAGAACTAAACAATATGAATATTATAGAGATAAGTTATTAAATTTTAGTAAAACATAA
- a CDS encoding type I restriction endonuclease subunit R has protein sequence MNDIKPIAQMTDGIVLAKFESLKPRSESYQSEAQLEDELIENLISQGYEKLDIHSQKELCENLKTQIERLNNVKFLPSEWERFLKEYLDAPSDGVVEKTRKIQEKHIHDFIFDDGYLKNIKIIDKKNINNNHLQVINQLNQSGSHANCYDVTVLINGLPLVHIELKKRGVSLQEAFNQIHRYSKESFNTQSSLYKYVQIFVISNGTYTRYFANTTAENKNNYEFTCVWADAKNRAINDISDFTATFFTKRVLLEILTKYCVFDVTNTLLIMRPYQIAATERILWKIKSSYETRKSGSINAGGFVWHTTGSGKTLTSFKAARLACELGFIDKVFFVVDRKDLDYQTMKEYQKFQKDSVNGSKDTKELKRNIQRDDNKIIVTTIQKLNEFVKKNSQHEIYNKHCVIIYDECHRSQFGEAQKNIKKSFRHYYQFGFTGTPIFVENASGAKTTAGVFGAQLHSYVITDAIRDGKVLKFKVDYNNVEAKFKSVELEKDEEKLKALENKKFLLHPERISEVTKHILDVFDSKTHRNEQYTVKLKRLNGFNAMFAVQSIEAAKLYYEEIVRQQQNLPEEKRLKVATIYSFAANEEQSANGDIIDEGFEPSALNSSSKEFLDRVIEDYNEQFKTNYSIDGDGFTNYYKDLSKRMKNKDIDLLIVVGMFLTGFDAPTLNTLFVDKNLRYHGLIQAYSRTNRILNKVKAFGNIVCFRNLEDATKEAIKLFGDENSINIILEKSYNEYMNGFVDEEGKKSVKGYIEICNEMVDKFPEPTQIFLESEKKEFAKIFGDLLKSENILRNFDEFDSFESIISDRVMQDMKSVYLQIREEALKSKKNDENANSKIDFSDVEFEVDLLKTDEINLDYILALIFEKSQNQEDGEVFKEEIKRVIRSSLGTRAKEELIINFMNSTDLSKLNDKEEILEKFYKFAKEQKDVQINKLIKNENLKDSSKRYIETSINKGFASSAGTDLDEILPAVSRRGGAREAKKHTVLEKIQKLVEIFVNI, from the coding sequence ATGAATGATATTAAGCCTATTGCACAGATGACTGACGGTATAGTGCTAGCCAAATTTGAGAGTTTAAAACCAAGAAGTGAGAGTTATCAAAGTGAAGCTCAGCTTGAAGATGAACTTATAGAAAATCTAATCTCTCAAGGTTATGAAAAGCTTGATATCCACTCTCAAAAAGAACTTTGTGAAAATTTAAAGACTCAAATAGAGAGATTAAATAACGTGAAATTTTTACCTAGCGAATGGGAGAGATTTTTAAAAGAGTATCTTGATGCTCCTAGTGATGGAGTTGTAGAGAAAACTCGTAAAATTCAGGAAAAACATATTCATGATTTTATTTTTGATGATGGATATTTAAAAAATATCAAAATAATAGATAAGAAAAATATAAATAATAATCACTTACAAGTGATAAATCAACTAAATCAATCAGGCTCTCACGCCAACTGCTATGATGTAACTGTTTTGATAAATGGTTTGCCACTTGTGCATATAGAGTTAAAAAAGCGTGGTGTGAGTTTGCAAGAAGCATTTAATCAAATTCATAGGTATTCAAAAGAGAGTTTTAATACACAAAGCTCACTTTATAAATATGTCCAAATTTTTGTGATATCAAATGGAACTTATACTAGATATTTTGCTAATACTACAGCTGAAAATAAAAACAATTATGAATTTACTTGTGTTTGGGCAGATGCTAAAAATAGAGCAATTAACGATATTAGTGATTTTACTGCTACATTTTTTACTAAACGAGTTTTGCTTGAAATTTTAACTAAATATTGTGTTTTTGATGTAACAAATACTTTGCTTATTATGAGACCTTATCAGATAGCTGCAACTGAGAGAATTTTATGGAAAATAAAATCAAGTTATGAAACTAGAAAATCAGGAAGCATTAATGCGGGTGGATTTGTGTGGCATACAACAGGCTCTGGTAAAACTCTAACTTCATTTAAAGCAGCAAGATTAGCTTGTGAACTTGGCTTTATTGATAAGGTATTTTTTGTAGTTGATAGGAAAGACTTGGACTATCAAACCATGAAAGAGTATCAAAAATTTCAGAAAGATAGTGTAAATGGTAGTAAGGATACAAAAGAGCTTAAAAGAAATATCCAAAGAGATGATAATAAAATTATAGTTACTACTATTCAAAAATTAAATGAGTTTGTAAAGAAAAATTCACAACATGAAATTTATAACAAACACTGTGTGATAATTTACGATGAGTGTCATCGTTCTCAATTTGGCGAGGCACAAAAAAATATAAAAAAATCTTTCAGACACTACTATCAATTTGGCTTTACTGGAACGCCTATATTTGTTGAAAATGCTTCAGGTGCTAAAACTACTGCTGGAGTATTTGGGGCTCAACTTCATAGCTATGTTATAACCGATGCTATTCGTGATGGCAAAGTTTTAAAATTTAAGGTTGATTATAACAACGTAGAGGCTAAATTTAAATCTGTAGAACTAGAAAAAGATGAAGAAAAGTTGAAGGCTCTTGAAAACAAAAAATTCCTTCTTCATCCTGAGCGAATTTCTGAAGTAACTAAACATATTTTAGATGTTTTTGACAGTAAAACTCATAGGAATGAACAATACACTGTAAAATTAAAAAGATTAAATGGATTTAATGCTATGTTTGCCGTCCAAAGCATAGAGGCTGCAAAACTATACTATGAAGAAATTGTTAGACAACAACAAAATTTACCAGAAGAAAAAAGGTTAAAAGTTGCAACTATTTATAGCTTTGCTGCCAATGAAGAGCAAAGTGCTAATGGTGATATAATTGATGAAGGATTTGAACCTAGTGCCTTAAACTCAAGTTCTAAAGAGTTTTTAGATAGAGTTATTGAAGATTATAACGAGCAATTTAAAACTAATTATTCAATTGATGGCGATGGATTTACTAATTACTATAAAGATTTATCTAAGCGTATGAAAAACAAAGATATTGATTTACTTATTGTCGTTGGTATGTTTTTAACTGGATTTGATGCACCAACTCTTAATACTTTGTTTGTTGATAAAAACTTAAGATATCACGGACTAATCCAAGCATATTCTAGAACAAACAGAATACTAAATAAAGTTAAGGCTTTTGGAAATATAGTTTGTTTTAGAAATTTAGAAGATGCAACAAAGGAGGCAATTAAACTTTTTGGAGATGAAAATAGTATAAATATAATCTTAGAAAAAAGTTATAATGAATATATGAATGGTTTTGTTGATGAAGAAGGCAAGAAAAGTGTAAAAGGTTATATTGAAATTTGCAATGAGATGGTTGATAAATTTCCCGAACCTACGCAAATATTTCTTGAAAGTGAGAAAAAAGAATTTGCTAAAATATTTGGAGATCTTTTAAAAAGCGAAAATATTTTAAGAAATTTTGATGAATTTGATAGCTTTGAGTCTATTATATCTGATAGAGTAATGCAAGATATGAAAAGTGTATATTTGCAGATAAGAGAAGAAGCATTAAAATCTAAAAAAAATGATGAAAATGCTAATTCAAAAATTGATTTTAGTGATGTTGAGTTTGAGGTAGATTTACTTAAAACTGATGAGATAAATCTTGATTATATTTTGGCTTTAATATTTGAAAAATCACAAAATCAAGAAGATGGTGAAGTGTTTAAAGAAGAGATTAAAAGAGTTATTCGTTCATCTTTGGGAACTAGAGCTAAAGAAGAGTTGATAATTAATTTTATGAATAGTACTGATTTATCTAAACTAAATGATAAAGAAGAAATTTTAGAAAAGTTTTATAAATTTGCAAAAGAGCAAAAAGATGTCCAAATAAACAAACTTATAAAGAATGAAAATTTAAAAGATAGTTCTAAAAGATATATTGAAACTTCTATAAACAAAGGTTTTGCAAGTTCAGCAGGCACTGATTTAGATGAAATTTTACCAGCAGTTTCAAGAAGAGGTGGAGCTAGAGAGGCTAAAAAACATACTGTTTTAGAAAAAATTCAAAAACTTGTTGAGATATTTGTAAATATTTAA
- a CDS encoding cupin domain-containing protein, protein MKIINWKNEDFRDVSAIKLFEHSGGKEIRISMEKDSFMKEHQAPAAIMVQVLRGKIEFFVQDEMQILDELDMVTLDSNVPHSLKALENSIIRLSLSKNDDVSRVFKVVN, encoded by the coding sequence ATGAAAATAATTAATTGGAAAAATGAAGATTTCAGAGATGTTTCAGCTATTAAGCTTTTTGAGCATAGTGGCGGTAAAGAAATTAGAATAAGTATGGAAAAAGACTCTTTTATGAAAGAACATCAAGCACCAGCGGCTATAATGGTTCAAGTTTTGCGTGGAAAGATAGAGTTTTTCGTTCAAGATGAAATGCAAATTTTAGATGAGCTAGATATGGTAACTCTAGATTCAAATGTTCCACACTCTCTAAAAGCACTTGAAAATAGCATAATTAGATTAAGTTTAAGCAAAAATGATGATGTAAGCCGTGTTTTTAAGGTGGTAAATTAA
- a CDS encoding protein adenylyltransferase SelO, translated as MNLSEKSGWSIVNTYEKLPKKFYSKVKNANFLNPKLILYNESLAKTLGIDEEIEKLSEDEKAEIFVGNKPIKHTKPIAQAYAGHQFGHFTILGDGRAMLIAEQQALDGKIYDLHLKGSGTTPYSRGGDGKAVIKPMLREYLISEAMHYLGISTTRSLAVSLTGEEIYRNGMEQGAVLARVASSHLRVGTFEFASLNEKEDLKKLANYAIKRHYGEILTQNEENIYTKLLQNVIEKQANLIAKWQLVGFIHGVMNTDNMTISGESIDYGPCAFMNEYDVNTVFSSIDRNGRYAYGNQPSIGQWNLSKFADTLLPLIHKDEDMAVKIATKALSKYSLKFNKAFISGMKAKIGLLNNEDDYLELIQNLLTMMQEMGADYTNTFVRLTLKMGGKDGSYLQGTKELFDSSKFKIWQKKWLENINSSKIDKKQIFENMKKANPFIIPRNNIVEDVLKKASSGNFEEFNNFLNALKNPYEYKDKNKNYQELPPKTMQKYQTFCGT; from the coding sequence ATGAATTTATCAGAAAAATCCGGTTGGAGTATAGTTAATACATATGAAAAACTTCCAAAAAAGTTTTATTCAAAAGTTAAAAATGCAAATTTTTTAAATCCAAAACTAATTTTGTATAATGAAAGCTTAGCCAAAACATTAGGCATAGATGAAGAGATAGAAAAATTAAGTGAAGATGAAAAGGCTGAAATTTTTGTCGGAAACAAGCCTATAAAACATACAAAACCCATAGCTCAAGCATATGCAGGGCATCAGTTTGGACATTTCACAATTTTAGGTGACGGACGGGCAATGTTAATTGCAGAACAACAAGCACTAGATGGAAAGATATATGACTTGCATTTAAAGGGCAGTGGAACAACACCATATTCGCGTGGAGGTGATGGAAAAGCGGTTATAAAGCCTATGTTAAGAGAGTATTTGATAAGTGAGGCAATGCACTATTTAGGCATTTCTACAACTAGAAGTTTAGCTGTTTCATTAACTGGAGAAGAAATTTATAGAAATGGTATGGAACAAGGTGCGGTTTTGGCAAGGGTTGCAAGTAGCCATCTAAGAGTTGGGACATTTGAATTTGCTTCTTTAAATGAAAAAGAAGACTTAAAAAAGCTTGCTAACTATGCTATAAAAAGGCATTATGGGGAAATTCTTACTCAAAATGAAGAAAATATTTATACAAAACTCTTGCAAAATGTTATAGAAAAACAGGCTAATCTTATAGCTAAATGGCAACTTGTCGGATTTATACATGGGGTTATGAATACTGATAATATGACTATTTCGGGTGAGAGTATTGACTATGGTCCTTGTGCTTTTATGAATGAATATGATGTCAATACAGTATTTAGCTCCATTGATAGAAATGGACGTTATGCGTATGGTAATCAACCATCAATCGGGCAATGGAATCTTTCAAAATTTGCTGATACTCTTTTGCCACTTATTCATAAAGATGAAGATATGGCTGTAAAAATCGCCACAAAAGCGCTTTCAAAATATAGTTTGAAATTTAATAAAGCTTTTATATCAGGTATGAAAGCAAAAATAGGGTTGTTAAACAATGAGGATGATTACCTAGAGTTAATCCAAAATTTACTTACTATGATGCAAGAAATGGGAGCTGATTACACAAATACCTTTGTTCGTTTGACTTTAAAAATGGGAGGCAAAGATGGAAGTTATTTGCAAGGGACAAAAGAGCTTTTTGATAGTAGCAAGTTTAAAATTTGGCAAAAAAAATGGCTTGAAAATATAAACTCATCAAAAATAGATAAAAAGCAAATTTTTGAAAATATGAAAAAGGCAAATCCATTTATAATCCCTAGAAATAATATAGTAGAAGATGTGCTTAAAAAGGCTTCAAGCGGGAATTTTGAAGAATTTAATAATTTTTTAAATGCCCTAAAAAATCCATATGAATATAAAGATAAAAACAAAAATTATCAAGAGTTACCACCAAAAACTATGCAAAAATATCAAACTTTTTGTGGCACATGA